The proteins below come from a single Strix uralensis isolate ZFMK-TIS-50842 chromosome 8, bStrUra1, whole genome shotgun sequence genomic window:
- the LOC141946647 gene encoding LOW QUALITY PROTEIN: 1-phosphatidylinositol phosphodiesterase-like (The sequence of the model RefSeq protein was modified relative to this genomic sequence to represent the inferred CDS: inserted 1 base in 1 codon), which produces MGVRCRRSVAFDCTPQPAACCPDWMAGLPDALPLSHLSIPGTHDSLSLFGGRHLRCQSWGLESQLAAGIRFLDVRCKLVRGELHIYHLCTFQRASLRGILRRTLRFLRAHPGEAVLMRIKEELPIFPQPGFAARLHRCLLEEGRGRVWCREEVPTLGQARGKIVVLEALTREVLGIPYEQLSISDAWNVLSLERKWARARRHLERAAGGDPTTMHLTFCSGNGLFTCPEEVARFVNPRCYQHLRRRGGQPVRWGVVIMDFPGAGLLQLIVESNTPRASGHITAAPGTPTASPRHPRGXREWALLPAQLRSLPTQASVRTDSAPSPTPLPKDVSACRAKAGF; this is translated from the exons ATGGGGGTGCGGTGCCGGCGCAGCGTGGCATTCGACTGCACGCCCCAGCCGGCAGCTTGCTGCCCTGACTGGATGGCAGGGCTCCCCGATgccctgcccctctcccacctctccaTCCCTGGCACCCACGACTCCCTCAGTCTGTTCGGTGGCCGACACCTGCGGTGCCAGAGCTGGGGCCTGGAGTCCCAGCTGGCGGCTGGCATCCGCTTCCTGGATGTGCGCTGCAAGCTGGTGCGGGGCGAACTCCACATCTACCACCTCTGCACCTTCCAGCGGGCCAGCCTGCGGGGGATCCTGCGCCGCACCCTGCGCTTCCTCCGTGCCCACCCTGGCGAGGCCGTGCTCATGCGCATCAAGGAGGAGCTGCCCATCTTCCCCCAGCCTGGCTTTGCTGCCCGGCTGCACCGCTGCTTGCTGGAGGAGGGACGGGGCCGCGTGTGGTGCCGGGAGGAGGTGCCAACGCTAGGCCAGGCACGGGGGAAGATCGTGGTGCTGGAGGCGCTGACACGGGAGGTACTGGGCATCCCCTACGAGCAGCTGAGCATCAGTGACGCCTGGAACGTGCTCTCACTGGAGCGCAAGTGGGCCCGGGCGCGGCGGCACCTGGAGAGGGCGGCCGGTGGGGACCCCACCACCATGCACCTCACCTTCTGCTCTGGCAACGGGCTCTTCACCTGCCCCGAGGAGGTGGCCCGCTTCGTGAACCCCCGCTGCTACCAGCACCTACGGCGCCGGGGGGGGCAGCCCGTGCGCTGGGGGGTGGTCATCATGGACTTCCCTGGGGCAGGGCTCCTCCAGCTCATCGTGGAGAGCAACACCCCGCGGGCCAGTGGACACATCACGGCAGCCCCTGGCACCCCCACGGCATCCCCACGACACCCCCGCG AGAGGGAATGGGCGCTGCTGCCGGCACAGCTCCGCTCACTGCCCACACAGGCGTCCGTCAGGACGGactctgctcccagccccacgcctctgcCGAAGGACGTCAGCGCCTGTAGAGCAAAAGCGGGTTTCTAG
- the LOC141946646 gene encoding P-selectin-like isoform X1 yields MKIHSQSKKPASKESIWHRSWEAASHAPAQPVWKLITPHPSSVLRPLVWALRRGHGGSGRSRCPGHHGLGLDPSTGAQAGPAHSRLAPVVAWGCAQLPCRGTSAELSPARAVARADPTVPLRPWAGSGVSGGGRALRWGRQGHRAGCGLAAGLGREGKRPRAGSDVLCAQRKYEHHCLPRDRRVRSADMGTAVGLQSAGRTWALGSCGICYLGIAAIAWGAVTWVEVGAWTYHYSDRGDYAWEQARNYCQTFFTDLVAIQNKQEIEYLNRSLPFHKRYYWIGIRKLHGIWTWVGTRKALTKEAENWAAREPNNRRSNQDCVEIYIKRPQESGKWNDEPCSQKKKALCYRASCQPFPCSQRGECVETIGSYRCECYPGFHGPECEDVVQCAKLEPKGVRMNCSHPYGDFSYNSTCVFRCQEGFEQRGVDMLRCLPSQQWSADTPTCTAISCPVLSAPDRGELNCSHLHGDFAFGSTCAFSCQTGFALTGPETRECTAAGTWTGDSPRCEAAACPALSVPDQGELNCSHLHGDFTFGSKCAFSCQTGFVLMGPETRECTAAGTWTGDTPQCKAIACPALSAPDQGELNCSHLHGDFTFGSMCAFSCQTGFVLMGLESRKCTAMGTWTGDSPRCEAISCPVLSAPDRGELNCSHLHGDFTFRSTCAFSCQTGFALTGPETRECTAAGTWTGDTPRCEAITCPVLRAPDRGELNCSHLHGDFTFGSTCVFSCQTGFVLTGLESHECTATGTWTGDAPRCKAIACPVLNAPDQGELNCSHLHGDFAFGSTCAFSCQTGFVLMGPESRECTATGTWTGDTPQCKAITCPVLSAPDQGELNCSYLHGDFAFGSTCAFSCQTGFVLMGPETRECTATGTWTGDAPRCKAIACPMLSAPSWGELNCSHLHGNFAFGSTCDFSCQTGFVLMGLKSHECTAMGTWTGDTPQCKAISCPVLDPPSRGQLSCSHVHGNFTYNSTCTFSCEEGFLRMGAEMLWCEATGNWTRHAPVCEEDGAPFLKQVLAYSSGTALALAVIVLSGTLIALLAKRLSNREEKKKLLNPTSDLGSPGIFTNAAYDANL; encoded by the exons ATGAAGATTCACAGCCAGAGCAAAAAGCCTGCGAGCAAGGAGAGCATCTGGCACAGGAGCTGGGAGGCTGCAAGCCACGCTCCTGCTCAGCCCGTGTGGAAGCTCATCACACCTCATCCCTCCTCCGTCCTCCGACCGCTGGTGTGGGCACTGCGACGTGGACATGGTGGGTCGGGGAGGTCTCGGTGCCCTGGGCATCATGGGCTGGGGCTGGACCCTTCCACAGGTGCTCAGGCAGGCCCAGCTCATTCCAGGTTGGCTCCCGTGGTGGCGTGGGGATGTGCCCAGCTCCCATGCCGTGGGACAAGTGCTGAGCTGAGTCCGGCCAGGGCTGTGGCCAGGGCTGACCCCACTGTTCCCCTCCGGCCCTGGGCTGGGAGCGGGGTCTCTGGAGGTGGGAGAGCCCTGcggtggggcaggcaggggcacagggcaggatgcgggctggcagcagggctggggcgggAGGGGAAGAGGCCAAGGGCAGGGAGCGATGTGCTGTGTGCTCAGAGGAAGTATGAGCACCACTGCCTGCCAAGGGACAGACGCGTCCGCAGCGCTGACATG GGCACTGCTGTGGGACTGCAGTCTGCTGGGAGGACGTGGGCTCTGGGCTCCTGTGGCATCTGCTACCTGGGCATCGCTGCCATCGCATGGG GCGCAGTGACATGGGTGGAGGTGGGTGCCTGGACATACCACTACAGTGACCGAGGGGACTACGCATGGGAGCAGGCCAGGAACTACTGCCAgaccttcttcactgacctggtgGCGATCCAGAACAAGCAGGAGATCGAGTACCTCAACAGGAGCCTGCCCTTCCACAAGCGCTACTACTGGATTGGCATCCGCAAGCTGCATGGCATCTGGACCTGGGTGGGCACCAGGAAGGCGCTGACAAAGGAGGCAGAGAACTGGGCAGCCAGGGAGCCCAACAACCGTCGCTCCAACCAGGACTGCGTGGAGATCTACATCAAGAGGCCGCAGGAGTCGGGCAAGTGGAACGATGAGCCCTGCAGCCAGAAGAAAAAGGCGCTGTGCTACAGGG cctcctgccagcccttCCCATGCAGCCAGCGTGGCGAGTGCGTGGAGACCATTGGGAGCTACCGCTGCGAGTGCTACCCCGGCTTCCATGGCCCTGAGTGCGAGGATG TTGTGCAGTGCGCCAAGCTTGAGCCCAAGGGAGTGCGCATGAACTGCAGCCATCCCTACGGAGACTTCAGCTACAACTCCACCTGCGTGTTCAGGTGCCAGGAGGGGTTTGAGCAGCGAGGAGTGGACATGCTGCGGTGCCTGCCTTCCCAGCAGTGGTCAGCAGACACCCCCACGTGCACAG CCATCAGCTGCCCAGTGCTCAGTGCTCCAGACCGAGGAGAGCTGAACTGCTCCCACCTCCACGGGGACTTTGCCTTTGGCTCCACATGTGCCTTCTCCTGCCAGACAGGGTTTGCACTGACAGGGCCAGAGACCCGTGAGTGCACGGCCGCAGGGACATGGACTGGGGACTCACCACGCTGTGAAG ctgctgcctgcccagcgCTCAGTGTGCCCGACCAAGGAGAGCTGAACTGCTCCCACCTCCATGGGGACTTCACCTTCGGATCCAAATGTGCCTTCTCCTGCCAGACGGGGTTTGTGCTGATGGGGCCAGAGACCCGTGAGTGCACGGCCGCAGGGACATGGACTGGGGACACCCCCCAATGCAAAG CCATCGCCTGCCCGGCACTCAGTGCTCCAGACCAAGGAGAGCTGAACTGCTCCCACCTCCATGGGGACTTCACCTTCGGATCCATGTGTGCCTTCTCCTGCCAGACGGGGTTTGTGTTGATGGGGCTGGAAAGTCGCAAGTGCACAGCCATGGGGACCTGGACTGGGGACTCACCACGCTGTGAAG CCATCAGCTGCCCAGTGCTCAGTGCTCCAGACCGAGGAGAGCTGAACTGCTCCCACCTCCACGGGGACTTCACCTTCAGATCCACATGTGCCTTCTCCTGCCAGACAGGGTTTGCACTGACAGGGCCAGAGACCCGTGAGTGCACGGCCGCAGGGACATGGACGGGGGATACCCCACGCTGTGAAG CCATTACCTGCCCAGTGCTCAGAGCTCCAGACCGAGGAGAGCTGAACTGCTCCCACCTCCATGGGGACTTCACCTTCGGCTCCACGTGTGTCTTCTCCTGCCAGACGGGGTTTGTGCTGACTGGACTGGAGAGCCATGAGTGCACGGCCACAGGGACATGGACTGGAGATGCCCCACGATGCAAAG CCATTGCCTGCCCGGTGCTCAACGCTCCAGACCAAGGAGAGCTGAACTGCTCCCACCTCCATGGGGACTTTGCCTTTGGCTCCACATGTGCCTTCTCCTGCCAGACTGGGTTTGTGCTGATGGGGCCAGAGAGCCGCGAGTGCACAGCCACAGGGACATGGACTGGGGACACCCCACAATGCAAAG CCATCACCTGCCCGGTGCTCAGCGCTCCAGACCAAGGAGAGCTGAACTGCTCCTACCTCCACGGGGACTTTGCCTTTGGCTCCACATGTGCCTTCTCCTGTCAGACGGGGTTTGTGCTAATGGGGCCAGAGACCCGTGAGTGCACGGCCACCGGGACATGGACTGGGGATGCCCCACGATGCAAAG CCATCGCCTGCCCAATGCTCAGTGCTcccagctggggagagctgaACTGCTCCCACCTCCACGGGAACTTTGCCTTCGGCTCCACGTGTGACTTCTCCTGCCAGACGGGGTTTGTGCTGATGGGGTTGAAGAGCCATGAATGCACAGCCATGGGGACCTGGACTGGGGACACCCCACAATGCAAAG CCAtcagctgccctgtgctggaccCTCCCAGCAGAGGACAGCTGAGCTGCTCTCACGTGCACGGGAACTTCACATACAACTCTACATGCACCTTTTCCTGTGAGGAGGGGTTTCTTCGGATGGGAGCAGAGATGCTCTGGTGTGAGGCCACAGGGAACTGGACCAGGCATGCCCCTGTCTGTGAAG AGGACGGTGCCCCCTTCCTAAAGCAAGTCCTGGCTTACAGCAGCGGCACGGCTCTGGCTCTAGCTGTCATCGTGCTCTCAGGGACACTCATTGCCCTCCTTGCCAAGCGGCTCAGTAACAGAG aagagaagaagaagCTCCTGAACCCCACCAG TGACCTAGGATCGCCGGGCATCTTCACCAACGCAGCGTACGACGCCAATCTGTAA
- the LOC141946646 gene encoding P-selectin-like isoform X2, whose translation MGTAVGLQSAGRTWALGSCGICYLGIAAIAWGAVTWVEVGAWTYHYSDRGDYAWEQARNYCQTFFTDLVAIQNKQEIEYLNRSLPFHKRYYWIGIRKLHGIWTWVGTRKALTKEAENWAAREPNNRRSNQDCVEIYIKRPQESGKWNDEPCSQKKKALCYRASCQPFPCSQRGECVETIGSYRCECYPGFHGPECEDVVQCAKLEPKGVRMNCSHPYGDFSYNSTCVFRCQEGFEQRGVDMLRCLPSQQWSADTPTCTAISCPVLSAPDRGELNCSHLHGDFAFGSTCAFSCQTGFALTGPETRECTAAGTWTGDSPRCEAAACPALSVPDQGELNCSHLHGDFTFGSKCAFSCQTGFVLMGPETRECTAAGTWTGDTPQCKAIACPALSAPDQGELNCSHLHGDFTFGSMCAFSCQTGFVLMGLESRKCTAMGTWTGDSPRCEAISCPVLSAPDRGELNCSHLHGDFTFRSTCAFSCQTGFALTGPETRECTAAGTWTGDTPRCEAITCPVLRAPDRGELNCSHLHGDFTFGSTCVFSCQTGFVLTGLESHECTATGTWTGDAPRCKAIACPVLNAPDQGELNCSHLHGDFAFGSTCAFSCQTGFVLMGPESRECTATGTWTGDTPQCKAITCPVLSAPDQGELNCSYLHGDFAFGSTCAFSCQTGFVLMGPETRECTATGTWTGDAPRCKAIACPMLSAPSWGELNCSHLHGNFAFGSTCDFSCQTGFVLMGLKSHECTAMGTWTGDTPQCKAISCPVLDPPSRGQLSCSHVHGNFTYNSTCTFSCEEGFLRMGAEMLWCEATGNWTRHAPVCEEDGAPFLKQVLAYSSGTALALAVIVLSGTLIALLAKRLSNREEKKKLLNPTSDLGSPGIFTNAAYDANL comes from the exons ATG GGCACTGCTGTGGGACTGCAGTCTGCTGGGAGGACGTGGGCTCTGGGCTCCTGTGGCATCTGCTACCTGGGCATCGCTGCCATCGCATGGG GCGCAGTGACATGGGTGGAGGTGGGTGCCTGGACATACCACTACAGTGACCGAGGGGACTACGCATGGGAGCAGGCCAGGAACTACTGCCAgaccttcttcactgacctggtgGCGATCCAGAACAAGCAGGAGATCGAGTACCTCAACAGGAGCCTGCCCTTCCACAAGCGCTACTACTGGATTGGCATCCGCAAGCTGCATGGCATCTGGACCTGGGTGGGCACCAGGAAGGCGCTGACAAAGGAGGCAGAGAACTGGGCAGCCAGGGAGCCCAACAACCGTCGCTCCAACCAGGACTGCGTGGAGATCTACATCAAGAGGCCGCAGGAGTCGGGCAAGTGGAACGATGAGCCCTGCAGCCAGAAGAAAAAGGCGCTGTGCTACAGGG cctcctgccagcccttCCCATGCAGCCAGCGTGGCGAGTGCGTGGAGACCATTGGGAGCTACCGCTGCGAGTGCTACCCCGGCTTCCATGGCCCTGAGTGCGAGGATG TTGTGCAGTGCGCCAAGCTTGAGCCCAAGGGAGTGCGCATGAACTGCAGCCATCCCTACGGAGACTTCAGCTACAACTCCACCTGCGTGTTCAGGTGCCAGGAGGGGTTTGAGCAGCGAGGAGTGGACATGCTGCGGTGCCTGCCTTCCCAGCAGTGGTCAGCAGACACCCCCACGTGCACAG CCATCAGCTGCCCAGTGCTCAGTGCTCCAGACCGAGGAGAGCTGAACTGCTCCCACCTCCACGGGGACTTTGCCTTTGGCTCCACATGTGCCTTCTCCTGCCAGACAGGGTTTGCACTGACAGGGCCAGAGACCCGTGAGTGCACGGCCGCAGGGACATGGACTGGGGACTCACCACGCTGTGAAG ctgctgcctgcccagcgCTCAGTGTGCCCGACCAAGGAGAGCTGAACTGCTCCCACCTCCATGGGGACTTCACCTTCGGATCCAAATGTGCCTTCTCCTGCCAGACGGGGTTTGTGCTGATGGGGCCAGAGACCCGTGAGTGCACGGCCGCAGGGACATGGACTGGGGACACCCCCCAATGCAAAG CCATCGCCTGCCCGGCACTCAGTGCTCCAGACCAAGGAGAGCTGAACTGCTCCCACCTCCATGGGGACTTCACCTTCGGATCCATGTGTGCCTTCTCCTGCCAGACGGGGTTTGTGTTGATGGGGCTGGAAAGTCGCAAGTGCACAGCCATGGGGACCTGGACTGGGGACTCACCACGCTGTGAAG CCATCAGCTGCCCAGTGCTCAGTGCTCCAGACCGAGGAGAGCTGAACTGCTCCCACCTCCACGGGGACTTCACCTTCAGATCCACATGTGCCTTCTCCTGCCAGACAGGGTTTGCACTGACAGGGCCAGAGACCCGTGAGTGCACGGCCGCAGGGACATGGACGGGGGATACCCCACGCTGTGAAG CCATTACCTGCCCAGTGCTCAGAGCTCCAGACCGAGGAGAGCTGAACTGCTCCCACCTCCATGGGGACTTCACCTTCGGCTCCACGTGTGTCTTCTCCTGCCAGACGGGGTTTGTGCTGACTGGACTGGAGAGCCATGAGTGCACGGCCACAGGGACATGGACTGGAGATGCCCCACGATGCAAAG CCATTGCCTGCCCGGTGCTCAACGCTCCAGACCAAGGAGAGCTGAACTGCTCCCACCTCCATGGGGACTTTGCCTTTGGCTCCACATGTGCCTTCTCCTGCCAGACTGGGTTTGTGCTGATGGGGCCAGAGAGCCGCGAGTGCACAGCCACAGGGACATGGACTGGGGACACCCCACAATGCAAAG CCATCACCTGCCCGGTGCTCAGCGCTCCAGACCAAGGAGAGCTGAACTGCTCCTACCTCCACGGGGACTTTGCCTTTGGCTCCACATGTGCCTTCTCCTGTCAGACGGGGTTTGTGCTAATGGGGCCAGAGACCCGTGAGTGCACGGCCACCGGGACATGGACTGGGGATGCCCCACGATGCAAAG CCATCGCCTGCCCAATGCTCAGTGCTcccagctggggagagctgaACTGCTCCCACCTCCACGGGAACTTTGCCTTCGGCTCCACGTGTGACTTCTCCTGCCAGACGGGGTTTGTGCTGATGGGGTTGAAGAGCCATGAATGCACAGCCATGGGGACCTGGACTGGGGACACCCCACAATGCAAAG CCAtcagctgccctgtgctggaccCTCCCAGCAGAGGACAGCTGAGCTGCTCTCACGTGCACGGGAACTTCACATACAACTCTACATGCACCTTTTCCTGTGAGGAGGGGTTTCTTCGGATGGGAGCAGAGATGCTCTGGTGTGAGGCCACAGGGAACTGGACCAGGCATGCCCCTGTCTGTGAAG AGGACGGTGCCCCCTTCCTAAAGCAAGTCCTGGCTTACAGCAGCGGCACGGCTCTGGCTCTAGCTGTCATCGTGCTCTCAGGGACACTCATTGCCCTCCTTGCCAAGCGGCTCAGTAACAGAG aagagaagaagaagCTCCTGAACCCCACCAG TGACCTAGGATCGCCGGGCATCTTCACCAACGCAGCGTACGACGCCAATCTGTAA